A stretch of the Porifericola rhodea genome encodes the following:
- a CDS encoding metallophosphoesterase has product MNRMMFISIVALIFLLMDWYVFQAVRSVIYDVFGSWRKLVYVLYWLVTIISISGFLYYNMGGKAEIGRDMRTLIFSFIFINYFSKIFGVVFLMIDDVGRAVRWVWHQFNQPATPGQQNQGISRSEFLVKSSIVASAVPALTMSYGILSGAHDYRIRRTTVHLKNLPSSFDGLRIAQLSDIHSGSFFNKTAVQGGIDMLLNEKPDVVFFTGDLVNDRAEEVKEYQSVFEKVSAPLGVYSVLGNHDYGDYANWSSAQAKRQNLQDLMRVHQQMGWNLLMNENRFLKVDNEQIAILGIENWGTGGFAQYGNLSQAYEGTQNSPVKLLLSHDPSHWDAQVRPQYSDIDIMFAGHTHGMQFGIEIGDFKWSPVQYRYKQWAGLYQKQQQHLYVNRGYGYLVFPGRIGILPEITIMELKKA; this is encoded by the coding sequence ATGAATAGAATGATGTTTATAAGTATTGTCGCACTGATCTTTTTACTAATGGATTGGTACGTTTTTCAAGCTGTGCGATCTGTTATTTATGATGTATTTGGTAGTTGGAGAAAATTGGTGTATGTACTGTATTGGTTAGTTACCATTATCTCTATCAGCGGATTTTTGTATTATAATATGGGAGGAAAAGCGGAAATTGGTAGAGATATGCGTACCCTTATCTTCTCATTTATCTTTATCAATTACTTCTCTAAAATTTTTGGCGTTGTGTTTTTAATGATAGATGATGTGGGACGGGCAGTACGTTGGGTTTGGCATCAATTTAATCAGCCAGCAACGCCAGGTCAGCAGAATCAGGGGATTTCTAGATCGGAATTTCTCGTTAAATCATCCATTGTTGCTTCCGCTGTGCCAGCGCTTACCATGAGCTACGGTATACTCTCCGGAGCTCATGATTACCGTATAAGAAGAACTACCGTACATCTCAAAAATTTGCCTTCTTCTTTTGATGGATTAAGAATAGCGCAGCTCTCCGATATACATTCAGGAAGTTTTTTTAACAAAACTGCCGTACAGGGAGGAATAGACATGCTCCTTAACGAAAAACCTGATGTAGTTTTTTTTACTGGGGACTTGGTGAACGACAGAGCAGAGGAAGTGAAGGAGTACCAGTCCGTCTTTGAAAAAGTAAGTGCTCCGCTAGGAGTGTATTCTGTATTAGGTAACCACGATTACGGAGATTATGCCAATTGGTCTTCAGCTCAGGCTAAAAGACAAAACCTACAAGACCTGATGAGAGTACATCAGCAAATGGGGTGGAATCTGTTAATGAATGAAAACCGATTTTTGAAAGTAGATAATGAGCAGATTGCTATTTTGGGTATAGAAAACTGGGGTACAGGTGGGTTTGCACAGTACGGAAACCTGAGTCAGGCATACGAAGGTACGCAAAACTCTCCGGTAAAGTTATTGCTTTCTCATGATCCCAGCCATTGGGATGCTCAAGTTAGACCCCAATATTCGGATATTGATATTATGTTTGCCGGGCATACCCACGGCATGCAGTTTGGCATTGAGATCGGTGACTTTAAATGGAGTCCGGTACAATATCGTTACAAGCAATGGGCGGGCCTCTATCAGAAACAGCAACAACATTTGTATGTAAACCGAGGCTATGGGTATCTGGTGTTTCCAGGTAGAATAGGGATACTTCCAGAAATAACGATTATGGAATTAAAAAAAGCTTAA
- a CDS encoding TolC family protein, which produces MKSKIVPALLLLMSLALSLQAQQQPDSKAKAEGPMSLEECLEYAFVNSENIKNAKLDIQIARADVGVTKSQGLPQIDASVTYTNNFAVPTVYLPAEASGMFSGNGNGGQTPSDEEVAIRFGIKHQSNATVNASQMIFDGSYFVGLKAAKVYSDLTQKDYLLTKSNIAEQVSKAYYTALVNQERSIDLRNNYSRLDTLLRETTLMFENGFAEKIDVDRIKVQYNNAKAQYNKAKRMAEVSMFMLKFQMGMPINAPLELSESLSAIEGEWEVNGKDEFEYGNRLEFAKLQVNKELVQLDIRNNKVQYIPKITATANFGYNNGADDLRRLTDLSRWNELGSWGLNMSIPIFDGLRKHNLIQKNKLQLQQLEHSTSQLKNNIDLEIVQAEVDLESSLETLEVQRENLELAEEVFRVTKIKYQEGVGSNIEVTEAQYALEQAETNYYSALYDALIAKVELKKALGILIQDQESN; this is translated from the coding sequence AGGAGTGCCTGGAGTACGCTTTCGTCAATAGCGAAAACATTAAGAATGCTAAGCTGGATATTCAAATTGCCAGGGCTGATGTAGGTGTAACAAAGTCACAGGGACTACCACAAATTGATGCATCTGTTACCTATACCAATAACTTTGCGGTTCCTACAGTATACCTGCCGGCGGAAGCTTCGGGGATGTTTAGCGGAAATGGCAATGGTGGGCAAACTCCCTCTGATGAAGAAGTAGCCATTAGGTTTGGTATAAAGCATCAATCTAATGCCACAGTAAATGCCAGCCAAATGATCTTTGATGGTTCATATTTTGTTGGCCTTAAAGCCGCAAAAGTATATTCTGACCTTACTCAAAAAGATTATTTACTTACCAAAAGTAACATTGCAGAACAGGTTTCTAAAGCCTATTATACCGCATTGGTAAATCAGGAAAGAAGCATTGATTTACGTAACAACTACTCTCGGCTGGATACTTTATTAAGAGAGACTACTTTAATGTTTGAAAACGGATTTGCAGAAAAAATTGATGTGGACCGTATTAAAGTGCAGTATAACAATGCGAAAGCTCAGTATAATAAAGCTAAACGTATGGCTGAAGTTAGTATGTTCATGCTTAAATTTCAGATGGGCATGCCCATTAATGCCCCACTGGAATTATCCGAGTCGCTATCAGCTATTGAAGGTGAATGGGAAGTAAATGGAAAAGATGAGTTTGAATATGGCAATCGCCTTGAGTTTGCTAAACTACAGGTTAATAAGGAGTTAGTGCAGTTAGATATCAGAAATAATAAAGTACAGTATATTCCAAAAATTACTGCTACTGCAAATTTTGGTTATAATAATGGAGCTGATGATCTGAGAAGACTCACTGATTTAAGTAGATGGAATGAGCTTGGCTCTTGGGGGCTTAATATGAGCATTCCAATTTTTGACGGCCTGAGAAAACATAATCTTATCCAGAAAAATAAACTTCAGCTCCAGCAACTAGAGCATTCAACCAGCCAGCTAAAAAACAATATTGATTTGGAAATTGTACAGGCAGAAGTTGATCTGGAAAGTAGTCTGGAAACATTGGAAGTTCAGCGTGAAAATCTTGAGCTTGCCGAAGAGGTATTTCGTGTAACCAAAATTAAGTACCAGGAGGGTGTAGGATCAAATATAGAAGTTACTGAGGCTCAATATGCCTTGGAACAAGCGGAAACTAACTACTATAGTGCTTTATACGATGCTTTAATTGCTAAAGTAGAGCTCAAAAAGGCACTTGGAATACTCATACAAGACCAGGAATCAAACTAA
- a CDS encoding efflux RND transporter periplasmic adaptor subunit, translated as MNKLKPLIFSVLLVSMYSCGGEVDDTAQKKQQIQEYKQEIKDLQSKVKALEQEVAQADPNYAAADRNATLVTTIPVKQETFRHFVEVRGEVTSRQNVTISAQVPAMVNRVPATKGQVVRKGEVLVVQDAETIRTNIAEVQTSLELAETRFKRQSNLWDQNIGSEFQFLEAKNAKESLERKLSTLNAQLNDYIIRAPFSGTIDEVFVKEGEMAQPGVPMVRLVSMNDMYIEADISETYLGQFKKGDSVEVVLPSLNEEINTTISAVGQVINQNNRTFTIEVKIPSSENKLKPNMLAELRLKDFEKSDAFVVPTNLIQSDNQGDFVYVAVQESGTDKFVADKKHIQRGKTYNNETMVKTGLSGDERIIDQGFRNVAEGVNVRITDNNQSLNASAL; from the coding sequence ATGAACAAATTAAAACCTCTCATATTTAGTGTACTTCTTGTTAGTATGTATAGCTGCGGTGGAGAAGTAGATGATACTGCTCAAAAGAAACAGCAGATACAGGAATACAAACAGGAAATTAAAGACTTGCAGTCTAAAGTTAAGGCACTTGAACAGGAAGTAGCTCAGGCTGACCCTAATTATGCTGCTGCTGACAGAAATGCTACATTGGTTACGACAATTCCTGTAAAGCAAGAAACTTTCAGGCATTTTGTAGAAGTAAGAGGTGAAGTTACTTCACGTCAAAATGTAACAATTAGTGCACAGGTACCGGCCATGGTAAATCGTGTTCCCGCTACCAAAGGCCAGGTTGTACGTAAAGGTGAAGTATTAGTCGTACAGGATGCTGAAACTATACGTACTAATATAGCGGAAGTGCAAACTTCATTAGAGCTTGCAGAAACTCGTTTCAAAAGACAATCTAATTTATGGGACCAGAATATTGGATCTGAATTTCAGTTTCTGGAAGCCAAAAATGCTAAGGAGTCTTTGGAACGTAAACTCTCAACCCTAAATGCTCAGCTTAACGATTATATTATTCGTGCTCCTTTTAGTGGTACCATTGACGAAGTCTTTGTAAAAGAAGGAGAAATGGCTCAGCCCGGTGTGCCTATGGTTCGTCTGGTAAGCATGAACGATATGTATATAGAAGCAGACATTTCAGAAACATATTTAGGTCAGTTTAAGAAAGGTGATTCTGTTGAGGTAGTATTACCCTCTTTAAATGAGGAGATCAATACAACGATAAGTGCTGTTGGGCAGGTGATTAACCAAAACAATAGAACTTTTACAATTGAAGTAAAGATTCCCAGCAGTGAGAACAAGCTGAAACCAAATATGCTGGCAGAGCTTAGACTGAAAGATTTTGAAAAATCTGATGCTTTTGTAGTGCCTACTAACCTTATACAAAGCGATAACCAAGGTGATTTTGTTTATGTAGCAGTACAAGAATCTGGTACAGATAAGTTCGTAGCTGACAAAAAGCATATACAAAGAGGTAAGACTTATAACAATGAAACTATGGTGAAAACAGGCCTTTCAGGTGACGAACGCATCATAGACCAGGGCTTCAGAAATGTAGCTGAGGGAGTCAATGTCAGAATAACGGATAACAATCAATCTTTGAACGCAAGCGCACTTTAA
- a CDS encoding efflux RND transporter permease subunit gives MDQKNNQVTREFGLSSLSINNRTSVMILSFIIVIMGIISYISMPKENFPEVVIPTIYVGTPYPGNSPVDIENLITRPIEKEIKGINGLDNVSSTSIQDYSTIIVEFTPDVDISRALQDVKDAVDQAKSELPNDLDQDPNVFEVNLSDLPIMFINISGDYSLDELKQYAEYLQDEIEGLSEIQEANISGALEREIRIEADPYKMESMNISFTDIQNAISAENVTISGGNIKAGEFRRSLRVIGEFDNVSQIEEVVIKNEDNDVVYVKDVAVVEDTYEERSSYSRSNRNPVVTLDVIKRNGANVIDASDKIKEVIASAQEVRFPEDLEIVITNDQSKYTRIQLNNLENSIISGVILVVLVLAFFMNLRNALFVGIAIPLSMLMSFMLLNFFGISINLMVLFALILALGMLVDNGIVVVENIYRLMEEGYSPIRAAKEGVGEVALPIITSTATTLAAFLPLAFWSGLIGEFMRFLPITLIVVLSSSLFVALVINPVLTSMFMRLKTKTDKRKKRKLLTIGAVLVGIAIFFYITGSFTIANLLMIGALLIPFNLYILSPAIDWFQNVLLVRLENGYSKTVNFALRGWHPYVIFFSTVGLLVISIALVVWKQPKVEFFPSSDPDYINIFIERPIGTDIEVTNNLTKEIEDKVFSVIDNYDYVVESVISQVGEGASDPSQGPSPGNTPQKSKITVSFVDYELRRGVSTTELMEEVRDAIGEYPGAQVSVDKNPVGPPVGKPINIEVKGEEYDRLIAVVDQIKTQIDNANIGGIEELKTDLETGKPELLVDIDREKARRFGLSTATIATELRTALFGNEISKFKDGEDDYPINLRLSDEYRYNVDALINQKITFRDKFGNLKQIPIASVADVEYSSTYGSVKRKDTDRVITIFSNVLEGYNATEINQQIKNVIDDMEIPAGYEVSFTGEQQEQEESGQFLVRALFIAVMTIFLIIVAQFNSIMTPFIIMASVILSTIGVFLGLVAFDMSFVVIMTGIGIISLAGVVVNNAIVLIDYTNLIRERRRAELNIGDDEILPYEEILHSIIDGGKTRLRPVLLTAITTVLGLIPLAIGLNINFFTLLSDFDPQIYYGGFNADFWGPMAWTVIFGLIFATFLTLVVVPVMYLLVDKIKMRAFDKRKVSKAS, from the coding sequence ATGGACCAAAAAAATAATCAAGTAACCCGGGAGTTTGGCTTAAGTTCCTTGTCCATTAATAACCGGACAAGTGTGATGATCCTATCGTTTATTATCGTCATCATGGGGATCATCTCTTACATTAGTATGCCAAAAGAGAACTTTCCCGAAGTGGTGATTCCTACTATTTATGTAGGTACACCATATCCCGGAAACTCGCCCGTAGACATTGAAAATTTGATTACCCGACCTATAGAAAAGGAAATTAAGGGTATCAATGGATTAGATAACGTTTCTTCTACTTCTATTCAGGACTACTCTACCATCATTGTAGAGTTTACACCTGATGTGGATATTTCTCGTGCGCTGCAAGATGTAAAAGATGCTGTAGATCAGGCTAAAAGTGAACTGCCAAATGATCTGGATCAAGATCCGAATGTGTTTGAGGTAAACTTGTCGGATTTACCTATCATGTTTATAAATATTTCTGGTGACTACAGCCTAGATGAGCTAAAACAATATGCAGAATATCTACAGGATGAAATAGAGGGATTATCGGAAATACAGGAAGCAAATATTAGCGGAGCATTAGAAAGAGAGATACGCATAGAGGCAGATCCATACAAAATGGAGTCTATGAATATTTCTTTTACTGACATTCAAAATGCAATATCTGCAGAAAACGTAACTATTTCTGGTGGAAATATTAAAGCTGGTGAATTCAGGCGATCACTTCGTGTTATTGGTGAGTTTGATAATGTCTCACAAATAGAAGAAGTAGTCATCAAAAACGAAGACAATGATGTAGTCTATGTAAAAGACGTAGCTGTAGTAGAGGATACTTATGAAGAAAGAAGCAGCTATTCTCGTAGTAACAGAAATCCGGTAGTAACTCTGGATGTTATCAAAAGAAATGGAGCAAACGTAATAGATGCATCTGACAAGATTAAAGAGGTCATAGCTTCAGCTCAGGAAGTACGGTTTCCCGAAGATCTTGAGATCGTTATTACTAATGATCAGTCTAAATACACCAGAATACAGCTCAATAATCTAGAAAACAGTATCATCTCTGGGGTAATACTGGTTGTATTGGTGTTAGCATTTTTTATGAATTTAAGAAATGCGCTCTTCGTTGGTATAGCCATTCCCTTGTCTATGCTGATGTCATTTATGTTGCTCAATTTCTTTGGCATATCCATTAACCTGATGGTACTTTTTGCTCTTATTCTGGCTTTAGGTATGTTGGTTGATAATGGTATTGTGGTGGTTGAAAATATCTACCGCCTCATGGAAGAAGGTTATTCCCCTATAAGAGCAGCTAAAGAAGGAGTAGGTGAAGTTGCGTTGCCTATTATTACTTCTACTGCAACAACATTAGCGGCCTTTTTACCTCTGGCCTTCTGGAGTGGTTTGATAGGTGAGTTTATGCGCTTTCTACCTATCACCTTAATAGTAGTGCTTTCTTCCTCTCTTTTTGTAGCCTTGGTGATAAACCCGGTACTAACTTCTATGTTTATGAGGCTCAAAACCAAAACAGATAAAAGGAAGAAGAGAAAATTACTCACAATAGGTGCTGTGTTGGTTGGTATCGCCATTTTCTTCTACATCACAGGTTCATTTACCATAGCGAACCTACTAATGATAGGAGCACTACTTATTCCTTTCAATCTGTACATTTTATCACCAGCTATTGACTGGTTTCAAAACGTACTATTGGTTCGCCTGGAAAATGGTTATTCTAAGACCGTAAATTTTGCTCTGAGAGGGTGGCATCCTTATGTAATATTCTTTAGTACCGTAGGCTTGCTAGTCATCTCTATAGCATTGGTAGTTTGGAAGCAACCGAAGGTAGAGTTTTTCCCAAGCAGTGATCCAGACTATATTAACATATTTATAGAAAGGCCTATTGGTACGGATATAGAGGTTACCAACAATCTTACAAAAGAAATTGAAGACAAAGTGTTTTCTGTTATTGACAACTATGACTATGTAGTAGAGTCGGTAATTTCTCAGGTAGGGGAGGGAGCCAGTGATCCGTCACAAGGACCGAGTCCTGGAAATACACCTCAAAAGTCAAAAATTACAGTTTCTTTCGTTGACTACGAACTTAGAAGAGGAGTCTCTACCACTGAGCTTATGGAAGAAGTGAGGGATGCAATCGGTGAATATCCCGGAGCACAAGTCTCAGTAGATAAAAACCCTGTTGGCCCTCCGGTAGGTAAACCCATTAACATAGAAGTTAAAGGTGAAGAATATGACAGGCTGATTGCTGTGGTAGATCAGATAAAAACTCAGATTGATAATGCAAATATCGGAGGAATTGAAGAGCTAAAAACCGATCTAGAGACCGGTAAGCCCGAGCTTTTGGTAGATATAGATCGTGAAAAGGCCAGACGTTTTGGTTTGTCAACGGCCACCATTGCCACAGAACTTAGAACCGCATTATTTGGTAATGAAATTTCTAAGTTTAAAGATGGTGAAGATGATTATCCTATTAACCTACGCCTAAGCGATGAGTATCGCTACAATGTAGATGCCTTGATTAACCAGAAAATTACCTTTAGAGATAAATTTGGTAACCTCAAGCAGATTCCTATTGCATCTGTAGCTGATGTAGAGTATTCTTCTACCTATGGTTCTGTTAAAAGAAAAGATACTGATAGAGTAATAACGATCTTCTCCAATGTGCTTGAAGGCTATAATGCTACTGAGATAAATCAGCAGATTAAAAATGTCATTGATGATATGGAGATTCCTGCTGGCTACGAAGTAAGCTTTACCGGAGAACAACAAGAGCAGGAAGAGTCTGGGCAGTTTTTGGTAAGAGCCTTATTTATCGCTGTCATGACGATCTTTCTGATCATTGTGGCACAGTTTAACTCCATCATGACTCCTTTCATTATCATGGCATCAGTAATTTTAAGTACCATTGGTGTGTTTTTAGGTCTGGTTGCTTTTGATATGAGTTTTGTAGTAATCATGACAGGTATAGGTATTATTTCACTGGCCGGTGTAGTAGTAAATAATGCAATTGTACTGATAGATTATACCAATTTGATTAGAGAAAGACGTAGGGCAGAGCTAAATATTGGTGATGATGAAATTTTACCTTATGAAGAGATACTTCATAGCATTATTGATGGTGGTAAAACACGTCTTCGCCCTGTTTTGCTAACTGCCATTACTACTGTCTTAGGTCTTATTCCTCTGGCTATTGGTCTCAATATCAACTTCTTTACACTATTATCAGATTTTGATCCCCAAATTTACTATGGTGGGTTTAATGCTGATTTCTGGGGGCCTATGGCCTGGACAGTTATTTTCGGTCTGATCTTCGCCACATTCCTTACCCTGGTAGTAGTGCCTGTAATGTACTTGTTGGTAGACAAAATTAAAATGAGAGCATTTGACAAAAGAAAAGTCTCAAAAGCCTCTTAA